One window from the genome of Aricia agestis chromosome 22, ilAriAges1.1, whole genome shotgun sequence encodes:
- the LOC121737970 gene encoding 60S ribosome subunit biogenesis protein NIP7 homolog: MRVLSEERTRILFEKLTKYIGVNVKLLIDRPDGTYCFREKKDRVYYISERLLQLAQTVKPDHLISAGTCFGKFTKTNKFRLHITALTYIAPYAQYKIWVKPSSEQQFLYGHHVIKSGLGRITENTPKHQGVVIQTMSDIPIGFGVTARTTTECRNADPLATIAFHQADIGEYIRSEDTLV; the protein is encoded by the exons atgagGGTTTTATCAGAAGAACGGACTCGTATCTTATTTGAGAAGCTAACTAAATA TATTGGTGTGAACGTAAAATTGCTCATAGACAGACCAGACGGCACATATTGCTTCCGAGAAAAGAAGGACAGAGTTTATTATATATCAGAAAGACTGCTTCAGCTGGCCCAAACGGTGAAACCAGACCACTTAATATCCGCAGGCACTTGCTTCGGCAAATTCACAAAAACTAACAAATTCAGACTTCACATCACTGCTCTGACATATATAGCTCCATATGCACAGTACAAAATCTGGGTAAAACCATCTTCAGAACAACAATTTCTATATGGCCATCATGTTATTAAAAGTG GTCTCGGCAGAATCACAGAGAATACACCGAAACATCAAGGTGTCGTGATACAGACAATGTCGGACATTCCCATCGGATTCGGTGTGACGGCTCGGACGACCACTGAGTGTAGGAACGCTGATCCGTTAGCCACAATTGCCTTCCATCAAGCGGATATAGGAGAATATATTAGATCGGAGGACACTTTGGTATAg